The Leadbetterella byssophila DSM 17132 DNA window ATAAGGATAGATCACCTACGGTGCTTTTTTGGAAATCAGAAAACCAAAAAAAATGGTTTCCTCCTGAAGGATTATGTTTCTGGGCTATAGACCTTTCTCGCTTATAGACCTGTTGTAATTCTCTTTCGGTTTCTGAATACCTGACTGTGGTTAATCTATCTTTCAGTGCAGATGCTCCGCTGACCCATTGGTCTGCTCCGTCAAAATCATTAGTAGTCAGTTGTAGATTAGACGATCGATTAAGCAGAGTCAAAAGTTCGTCTATCTTGATAATGGCCAAATCAAGCAGGCGCTTCCCATCGCGCATGTTCTGCATGCTTTGGGAATTATCTAAATAAATGCCGTTGATGCCTTTTGGAGTATCAGAAAAACTCAGGGCTTTCTTAACCGGTTGAGCAAAAGCGATTACCAATGCCGTGATGAACAGCATTCTGCTCAAAAGCAATAAAAAATGCTTTAATTTCCTGGCTGAGGAAACCTTGGTATCTACTTGCTTAAGGAGGGTGACGTTAGAGAAATATACACGTTTTGTCTTCCGAAAATTAAACAGGTGAACCAGCAATGGAATAGCCAATGCCAGCAGACCCCATAACATGTTCGGATTCAAAAACTGCATAGGTTGATCATTAATGAAAAAGTGATTCCACAATTCTACTAAGGAATTATGAAATCACTCTCATATTTAAAGGGAAATCTTACTTAAGAGATGTAGTATCCGGATTTGGATACAATTTCTCCTGAATTTCCATAGCACGAACTTCGTTCTCTGAATCAGGAGTGTACTGAACCTTTCTTTGACGCGCTGTAGAGTCCGGATGACCGTATACATAGTCATTACCCTCATTTACGTCCTTCTGGTCTATACGGTTGTTTTTTTGGTAAGTACAAGCCGAAACAAGCAGCGTCAGTGCTAAAGCAAGAAATCCTACGTTTTTCTTCATTATGTTCAATTAATAAATTCACACAAAATTACTTTGGGGATTTTAAAAAGCCAAAGTTTCTCTTGGGTTTGTTTACTTCACTTTTGCAGGTCTAACCTCAATTTTACTTGGAAGAGTTCTTGGATTCATTTTCAGAAGGTCTGCAACTAAATCACCGATGTCTTCCGGTTGGATCTTCCACGCATCATTTTCATTAGGCACATGGTGGTTAAAATAGGTAGCAACTGAACCCGGCATGATGGTACTTACTTTTACTCCTTTGGATCTTACATCAAGCATCAAAGCTTGAGAGAAACCGGTCACCCCGAACTTACTTGCGTTGTAAGCTGTACCGTTTTCAAAGAAGTTAGTACCTGCTAAACTTGAAATAGTAATGATATACCCTTCTTGTGCTATTAAAGCATCTAAAGTGGCCTTAACCGTATTGAACACACCCGTTAGGTTTGTATCGATGGTATCATTCCACTCTTCTAAACTTAAATCGGTAATATTCTTGAAAACACCCACACCTGCGTTTGCAATGACTGCATCAATTCTACCCCACTTATTTAATGTCTCAGCTACCGCCTTTTGCAAAGAAGAAGCATCACGTACATCTGCTACCACACCCAAAACCTCTCCTAAGGCTTTTAAAGACTCAGTTGCAGTATCAACCCCTTCCTGAGATCTTCCTGTAAAAGTTACTGCATATCCTTCCTTAAGAAGACGCTCAGCTACACCGTATCCAATCCCCTTCGTTCCTCCTGTAATAAATGCTACTTTCATGATTGCTTGTTTTTATATTTGTGCAAAATTAAGCATTATGGAGATAGCATTACTCGTAGCGGTAGCAGAAAATGGTGTAATTGGGAAAGATAACCAACTTCTTTGGAAGCTACGTGATGATCTTCAACTCTTCAAGAAAAGAACGCTGGGACACCCCATTATCATGGGAAGGAAAACCTATGAATCCATAGGAAAACCACTTCCTGGTAGGACAAATATCGTGATCTCTAGAAATGCAGGATTAAAATTAGAAGGCTGTACCGTAACCTCATCTCTGGAAGAGGCTTTAGAAGTTGCCCAAAACCTTCATCCGGAACAAGAAATTTTTGTAATTGGAGGTGGAAAAATTTATGAACTTGCCACTCCGATAGCCACCAAACTCTACCTCACTAAGGTTAATGTAGTATTGGAAGGAGATACCTATTTTGA harbors:
- a CDS encoding SDR family oxidoreductase; its protein translation is MKVAFITGGTKGIGYGVAERLLKEGYAVTFTGRSQEGVDTATESLKALGEVLGVVADVRDASSLQKAVAETLNKWGRIDAVIANAGVGVFKNITDLSLEEWNDTIDTNLTGVFNTVKATLDALIAQEGYIITISSLAGTNFFENGTAYNASKFGVTGFSQALMLDVRSKGVKVSTIMPGSVATYFNHHVPNENDAWKIQPEDIGDLVADLLKMNPRTLPSKIEVRPAKVK
- a CDS encoding dihydrofolate reductase, which encodes MEIALLVAVAENGVIGKDNQLLWKLRDDLQLFKKRTLGHPIIMGRKTYESIGKPLPGRTNIVISRNAGLKLEGCTVTSSLEEALEVAQNLHPEQEIFVIGGGKIYELATPIATKLYLTKVNVVLEGDTYFDLKPFENWQIVEQISLPKSEHNEYDAEVITLTRS